Proteins encoded in a region of the Triticum dicoccoides isolate Atlit2015 ecotype Zavitan chromosome 3A, WEW_v2.0, whole genome shotgun sequence genome:
- the LOC119269799 gene encoding pentatricopeptide repeat-containing protein At5g61370, mitochondrial-like isoform X2 yields the protein MATVMRRSVTALSLIQSSLAPRSRLGRCRIRRAMCSGAWQEGESEAAVRDVVCFGSGSLDEVGSRLDRLNLAISPALVRRVIDSCSERSDSGRRLLRFLSWCRSKDLAGLGDEEHDRAIAVLARMGDLTAMKIAVGDGEKDGRRMAPETFTAVVEALVKAGKEDEAVRLFRGLERQKLLPQQGPGAGGEGIWCSSLAMVQTLCMKGYAREAQGVVWHHKSKLSAEPMVSIVQRSLLHGWCVHGNAKEARRVLDDIKSSGCPLGLPSFNDFLNCVCNRNLKFNPSALVSEAMDILTEMRSYGVTPDSSSFNILLSCLGRARRVKEAYRILYLMREGEEGCSPDWVSYYLVVKVLYLTDRIIRGKRLVEDMLESGVLPTAKFFHGLIGILCGTEKVDHALDMFRIMKSCELADTHTYDLLIEKLSRNGRFEVAKELWDDATKNGIVLGCSSDLLDPLKTEVFRPVRPAQRQTSQNSSLILMSKFSIIKYTVMISFFFCFKRTSNFMDISQEQQQDFGVLLKQGAEGRVFVSTFVGRKCVIKERFSKKYRHPLLDSKLTLKRLNAEARCMTKARRLGVPTPVLYAVDPLQHTLTFEYVDGLCVKDILLGFGSNGINEERLNDIATQIGNAVGKLHDGGLVHGDLTTSNMMIKNSTNQLVLIDFGLSFTSTIPEDKAVDLYVLERALISMHSSCGGVMEKILAAYRKASRQWCATTNKLAQVRQRGRKRTMVG from the exons ATGGCGACGGTGATGAGGAGATCAGTAACGGCGCTTAGCCTGATCCAGAGCTCCCTCGCGCCAAGATCGAGGCTGGGACGCTGCCGAATCCGTCGCGCTATGTGCTCCGGCGCGTGGCAGGAGGGGGAATCCGAGGCGGCGGTGCGCGACGTCGTGTGCTTCGGCTCCGGGAGCCTGGACGAGGTGGGAAGCAGGCTGGATCGCCTGAACCTGGCCATATCGCCGGCCCTGGTCAGGCGGGTGATCGATTCTTGTAGCGAGAGGAGTGATTCAGGCAGGAGGCTGCTGCGGTTCCTATCGTGGTGCCGCTCTAAGGACCTCGCCGGATTGGGGGATGAGGAGCACGACAGGGCGATTGCGGTGCTTGCGCGGATGGGTGACCTCACCGCTATGAAAATTGCTGTCGGAGATGGAGAGAAGGATGGCCGTAGGATGGCTCCGGAGACGTTCACCGCTGTGGTCGAGGCTCTTGTCAAGGCAGGGAAGGAGGATGAAGCTGTTAGGTTGTTCAGAGGCTTGGAGAGGCAGAAATTGCTGCCTCAGCAAGGCCCGGGTGCTGGAGGGGAAGGCATATGGTGCAGCAGCCTTGCCATGGTCCAGACATTGTGCATGAAGGGCTATGCTCGTGAGGCGCAGGGTGTTGTGTGGCACCATAAGAGCAAACTCTCAGCGGAGCCCATGGTCAGCATCGTTCAGCGTAGCCTCCTCCATGGATGGTGCGTCCATGGAAATGCTAAGGAAGCTCGGAGAGTCCTTGATGATATCAAGTCCTCAGGCTGCCCATTGGGATTGCCGTCGTTCAACGACTTTCTAAACTGCGTGTGCAATAGAAACCTCAAGTTTAATCCTTCTGCGCTTGTTTCTGAGGCCATGGATATCTTAACTGAGATGAGGTCCTATGGTGTCACCCCTGATTCATCCAGCTTCAACATCTTACTGTCTTGTTTGGGACGAGCAAGAAGAGTGAAAGAAGCATACAGAATCCTCTATTTGATGAGGGAAGGAGAAGAAGGGTGCTCACCTGACTGGGTTAGCTACTATCTTGTAGTTAAGGTCCTCTATTTGACCGATAGAATTATCAGAGGAAAAAGGCTTGTAGAAGATATGCTTGAAAGTGGGGTGCTTCCGACAGCAAAGTTTTTCCATGGCCTCATTGGCATCCTTTGTGGGACAGAGAAAGTTGATCATGCTCTTGACATGTTCAGAATTATGAAGAGTTGTGAGTTAGCGGACACTCATACATATGATCTGCTTATAGAAAAGCTTTCTAGGAACGGTAGGTTCGAGGTTGCAAAGGAGTTATGGGATGATGCTACTAAGAATGGCATTGTGTTAGGGTGCTCATCGGATCTGTTGGATCCCTTGAAGACAGAAGTATTCAGACCAGTTCGTCCTGCACAAAGacagacctctcagaact CCTCCTTAATCCTTATGTCGAAGTTCTCTATCATAAAGTATACTGTTATGATTAGTTTTTTT TTCTGTTTTAAGCGCACATCGAACTTTATGGACATATCTCAGGAGCAACAACAAGATTTTGGTGTGCTACTAAAGCAGGGGGCTGAAGGA AGGGTATTTGTTTCTACATTTGTTGGACGAAAATGCGTAATCAAAGAGCGCTTTTCAAAGAAGTACCGTCACCCATTGCTGGACTCAAAGCTGACTCTAAAACGCTTAAATGCT GAAGCTAGATGCATGACAAAAGCGAGGCGGCTTGGTGTTCCTACACCAGTTCTGTATGCTGTGGACCCTCTTCAACATACATTAACCTTTGAGTATGTGGATGGCTTGTGCGTCAAAGATATTCTTCTTGGATTTGGGTCAAATGGGATAAATGAAGAACGTCTTAATGACATTGCCACACAGATAGGTAATGCAGTTGGCAAACTACACGATGGAGGTCTTGTCCATGGTGATTTGACAACTTCAAATATGATGATCAAGAACAGCACCAATCAACTG GTTCTTATTGATTTTGGTCTGAGCTTTACATCAACTATTCCCGAGGACAAGGCAGTGGACCTATATGTTCTTGAGAGAGCCTTGATTTCCATGCATTCTTCATGTGGGGGTGTG ATGGAGAAGATCCTTGCAGCGTACCGAAAAGCTTCAAGGCAGTGGTGTGCCACTACGAACAAGCTAGCTCAAG TCAGGCAGCGGGGCAGAAAACGAACAATGGTTGGGTAA
- the LOC119269799 gene encoding EKC/KEOPS complex subunit bud32-like isoform X1 yields the protein MDISQEQQQDFGVLLKQGAEGRVFVSTFVGRKCVIKERFSKKYRHPLLDSKLTLKRLNAEARCMTKARRLGVPTPVLYAVDPLQHTLTFEYVDGLCVKDILLGFGSNGINEERLNDIATQIGNAVGKLHDGGLVHGDLTTSNMMIKNSTNQLVLIDFGLSFTSTIPEDKAVDLYVLERALISMHSSCGGVMEKILAAYRKASRQWCATTNKLAQVRQRGRKRTMVG from the exons ATGGACATATCTCAGGAGCAACAACAAGATTTTGGTGTGCTACTAAAGCAGGGGGCTGAAGGA AGGGTATTTGTTTCTACATTTGTTGGACGAAAATGCGTAATCAAAGAGCGCTTTTCAAAGAAGTACCGTCACCCATTGCTGGACTCAAAGCTGACTCTAAAACGCTTAAATGCT GAAGCTAGATGCATGACAAAAGCGAGGCGGCTTGGTGTTCCTACACCAGTTCTGTATGCTGTGGACCCTCTTCAACATACATTAACCTTTGAGTATGTGGATGGCTTGTGCGTCAAAGATATTCTTCTTGGATTTGGGTCAAATGGGATAAATGAAGAACGTCTTAATGACATTGCCACACAGATAGGTAATGCAGTTGGCAAACTACACGATGGAGGTCTTGTCCATGGTGATTTGACAACTTCAAATATGATGATCAAGAACAGCACCAATCAACTG GTTCTTATTGATTTTGGTCTGAGCTTTACATCAACTATTCCCGAGGACAAGGCAGTGGACCTATATGTTCTTGAGAGAGCCTTGATTTCCATGCATTCTTCATGTGGGGGTGTG ATGGAGAAGATCCTTGCAGCGTACCGAAAAGCTTCAAGGCAGTGGTGTGCCACTACGAACAAGCTAGCTCAAG TCAGGCAGCGGGGCAGAAAACGAACAATGGTTGGGTAA
- the LOC119269800 gene encoding DNA repair RAD52-like protein 1, mitochondrial yields MAPGALARLIIGRRAASPLLARPFAAKARAPQRAPEPEPLSEEDDDFTSGGEAAPIPTEGISKPLAGILKELGKRVPESLLKTRLEDNGFALKYIPWHLANKILNMHAPEWSGEVRNIVYSSDGKSVSVVYRVTLYGTDAEIYREATGTASVEEKGFGDPVQKAEGMAFRRACARLGLGLHLYHEDMS; encoded by the exons ATGGCTCCCGGTGCCCTAGCCCGCCTCATCATCGGCCGCCGCGCAGCGTCCCcgctcctggcgcgccccttcgcCGCGAAGGCCCGCGCGCCGCAGCGGGCGCCGGAGCCGGAGCCCCTgtcggaggaggacgacgacttcaCCAGCGGCGGGGAGGCCGCCCCCATCCCCACCGAGGGCATCAGCAAGCCGCTCGCCGGCATCCTCAaggagctcgggaagagggtccccGAGTCCCTCCTGAAGACCCGCCTCGAGGACAATGGATTCGCCCTCAAGTACATCCCATG GCACCTTGCTAACAAAATTCTGAATATGCACGCTCCAG AATGGTCTGGGGAGGTTCGCAACATTGTCTACTCATCTGATGGGAAATCTGTATCTGTTGTCTATCGTGTGACTCTCTATGGAACTGATGCAGAG atctatagagAGGCTACTGGAACTGCTTCTGTTGAGGAAAAAGGCTTTGGAGATCCTGTCCAGAAGGCTGAAGGAATGGCTTTTCGCCGAGCTTGTGCCCGCCTTGGTCTTGGACTTCATCTCTATCATGAAGATATGTCATAG